One genomic segment of Amycolatopsis granulosa includes these proteins:
- a CDS encoding TetR family transcriptional regulator: protein MSETQAATPLRRQPVQQRSAKRVEQMLDASAVLIDEVGYDALTTTLIAKRAGVAVGSLYQFFPDKRAVVRALTQRNLDRFVHAVSERLTREDPRHWWDVVDSVLDIYLEMHRTVPGFAKVHFGDVVDRQLLDDSRDNNRVIADSLADLIAKYIDLNAPRLSLAMTVAIEAADGLLKLAFHRDPDGDPEIVGETKHLIKGYLASRLGE, encoded by the coding sequence GTGTCGGAGACCCAGGCGGCCACGCCGCTTCGCCGGCAGCCGGTCCAGCAGCGCAGCGCGAAGCGGGTCGAGCAGATGCTCGACGCCAGCGCCGTGCTGATCGACGAGGTCGGTTACGACGCGTTGACCACCACGTTGATCGCCAAGCGCGCCGGTGTCGCGGTCGGCTCGCTCTACCAGTTCTTCCCGGACAAGCGGGCGGTCGTGCGGGCGCTGACACAGCGCAACCTGGACCGGTTCGTGCACGCGGTGAGCGAGCGGCTGACCCGCGAGGACCCGCGGCACTGGTGGGACGTGGTCGACTCCGTGCTGGACATCTACCTGGAGATGCACCGGACCGTGCCGGGGTTCGCCAAGGTGCACTTCGGCGACGTGGTGGACCGCCAGCTGCTCGACGACAGCCGGGACAACAACCGGGTCATCGCGGACTCGCTGGCCGATCTCATCGCCAAGTACATCGACCTCAACGCACCGCGCCTGTCGCTGGCGATGACGGTCGCGATCGAGGCCGCGGACGGGCTGCTCAAGCTGGCCTTCCACCGCGACCCCGACGGTGACCCGGAGATCGTCGGCGAGACGAAGCACCTCATCAAGGGTTACCTGGCTTCGCGCCTGGGGGAATGA
- a CDS encoding alanine racemase, translating into MKATATTYDTATKDLDPPLAVVDLAAFDANAADLVRRAAGVPVRLVSKSVRCRFLIERALATPGFAGLMCYSLAEALWHARLGTSDDILVAYPTADFAALRALAADDRARATITIMVDSTAHLDLVASATGHDHPEIRVCLELDASWRPLPFLHVGTRRSPVRSPRQAAALAREITARPGFRLTGLMAYEGQIAGLGDATGGHVADVLVRWMQRRSSAELSGRRAAAVAAVREVADLEFVNGGGSGSIELTRAEQVVTEVAAGSALIGSTLFDGYSRFRPQPALLFALPVVHKPTRGIATLYSGGFVASGPVSATRLPSPCLPAGLRLLPFEGAGEVQTPVTGKTARELRIGDRVWMRHAKAGELAERFSEYHVLVDGRVARVVPTYRGENQSFG; encoded by the coding sequence ATGAAGGCGACCGCGACCACGTACGACACGGCGACGAAGGACCTCGATCCGCCGCTCGCCGTCGTCGACCTGGCCGCATTCGACGCCAACGCCGCCGACCTGGTCCGGCGCGCCGCGGGTGTGCCGGTCCGTCTGGTCAGCAAGTCCGTGCGCTGCCGCTTCCTGATCGAACGCGCCCTCGCCACGCCCGGGTTCGCCGGCCTCATGTGCTACTCGCTGGCGGAGGCTCTCTGGCACGCCCGCCTGGGCACGAGCGACGACATCCTGGTCGCGTACCCGACGGCCGACTTCGCCGCGCTGCGTGCCCTCGCGGCCGACGACCGGGCCCGCGCGACGATCACGATCATGGTCGACTCGACCGCGCACCTGGACCTCGTGGCCTCGGCAACCGGTCACGACCACCCGGAGATCCGGGTGTGCCTGGAGCTCGACGCATCCTGGCGGCCGCTGCCGTTCCTGCACGTCGGAACGCGGCGCTCCCCGGTGCGCAGCCCGCGGCAGGCCGCGGCCCTGGCTCGGGAGATCACCGCGCGGCCGGGGTTCCGGCTCACCGGGCTGATGGCCTACGAGGGTCAGATCGCCGGGCTCGGCGATGCCACCGGTGGCCACGTCGCCGACGTCCTGGTGCGCTGGATGCAGCGCCGGTCGTCGGCCGAGCTGTCCGGCCGCCGCGCGGCGGCGGTGGCGGCGGTGCGGGAGGTCGCCGACCTGGAGTTCGTGAACGGTGGTGGCAGCGGCAGCATCGAGCTGACCCGTGCCGAACAGGTGGTCACGGAGGTCGCGGCCGGCTCGGCGCTCATCGGTTCCACGCTCTTCGACGGGTACTCGCGGTTCCGTCCACAGCCCGCGCTTCTGTTCGCGCTCCCGGTTGTCCACAAGCCCACGCGCGGCATCGCCACGCTCTACTCGGGCGGCTTCGTGGCGTCCGGACCCGTCTCCGCGACCCGCCTGCCGTCGCCCTGCCTGCCGGCGGGTCTGCGGCTGCTGCCCTTCGAGGGCGCCGGGGAGGTGCAGACGCCGGTGACCGGCAAAACCGCCCGCGAACTGCGGATCGGCGACCGGGTGTGGATGCGCCACGCCAAGGCCGGTGAGCTCGCCGAGCGATTCAGCGAGTACCACGTCCTGGTGGACGGGCGGGTGGCGCGCGTCGTCCCGACCTACCGCGGCGAGAACCAGAGCTTCGGCTGA
- a CDS encoding D-arabinono-1,4-lactone oxidase, with amino-acid sequence MNRWQNWAGTASADPQRVHTPRSAAEIAEVVTGVAAHGRRVRAWGSGHSFTPIAVADSDAIDLRGWTGIAAADAGTHHVTVRSGTTIRRLNAELDGLGLALSNLGDIDAQTIAGAVSTGTHGTGARLGGLATQIVQLELVLADGSVVTCSADREPDLFAAARVGLGALGVITHVTLQCEPAFALAAQERPEPLEQVLEGFDTFAAENDHFEFYWFPYGKNALVKRNNRLPAGEVKRPLSRARQFFDYDIMENLAFGALCRIGRAMPRLVRPLGRFASSVLSAREYSDTSHRVFVTQRGVRFVESEYAVPRESVHEVLRELRALVPRLETPVAFPVEVRVAAADDIWLSTACGRDSAYIAIHQFTGMPYREYFAGFESIVAAVGGRPHWGKMHTLDAAVLRERHPHFDDFVKVAHRCDPAGVFRNSYVDRVLGPLQSCQ; translated from the coding sequence ATGAACCGCTGGCAGAACTGGGCGGGTACCGCGAGCGCGGACCCGCAGCGCGTCCACACTCCGCGCAGCGCCGCCGAGATCGCCGAGGTCGTCACCGGCGTGGCCGCCCACGGCCGTCGCGTCCGCGCCTGGGGCAGCGGACACTCGTTCACGCCGATCGCGGTCGCCGACTCGGACGCCATCGACCTCCGCGGGTGGACCGGCATCGCCGCCGCCGACGCCGGCACCCATCACGTCACCGTGCGGTCCGGCACCACGATCCGCCGGCTCAACGCCGAGCTGGACGGGCTCGGGCTGGCGCTGAGCAACCTCGGCGACATCGACGCGCAGACCATCGCGGGAGCGGTGTCGACCGGGACCCACGGCACCGGCGCGCGCCTGGGCGGGCTGGCCACGCAGATCGTCCAGCTGGAACTCGTGCTGGCCGACGGATCGGTGGTCACCTGTTCGGCCGACCGCGAACCCGACCTGTTCGCCGCCGCCCGGGTCGGGCTGGGCGCCCTCGGAGTGATCACGCACGTGACCCTCCAGTGCGAACCGGCCTTCGCGCTCGCCGCGCAGGAACGCCCGGAACCGCTGGAACAGGTGCTCGAAGGCTTCGACACCTTCGCCGCGGAGAACGACCACTTCGAGTTCTACTGGTTCCCGTACGGGAAGAACGCGCTGGTCAAGCGCAACAACCGGCTGCCGGCGGGCGAAGTGAAGCGGCCGTTGAGCCGGGCCCGGCAGTTCTTCGACTACGACATCATGGAGAACCTCGCGTTCGGCGCGTTGTGCCGGATCGGGCGCGCGATGCCGCGACTGGTGCGGCCGCTCGGCCGGTTCGCGTCGTCGGTGCTGTCCGCGCGCGAGTACTCCGACACCTCGCACCGCGTGTTCGTGACGCAGCGCGGTGTGCGGTTCGTGGAGTCGGAGTACGCGGTGCCGCGGGAGTCCGTGCACGAGGTGCTGCGCGAGTTGCGGGCTCTGGTGCCGCGGCTGGAGACCCCGGTGGCGTTCCCGGTCGAGGTGCGGGTCGCCGCGGCGGACGACATCTGGCTGTCCACCGCCTGCGGCAGGGACTCCGCCTACATCGCGATCCACCAGTTCACCGGGATGCCCTATCGCGAGTACTTCGCCGGCTTCGAGTCGATCGTCGCGGCGGTCGGGGGCCGTCCGCACTGGGGCAAGATGCACACGCTGGACGCTGCCGTGTTGCGTGAGCGCCACCCGCACTTCGACGACTTCGTGAAGGTGGCGCACCGCTGCGACCCGGCTGGCGTGTTCCGCAACTCCTATGTGGACCGTGTGCTGGGACCGCTTCAGTCGTGCCAGTAG
- a CDS encoding ADP-ribosylglycohydrolase family protein — translation MTQESMEIAGWPADEARRRARKMSDWHYEWTMRHVDRAPFGLEQRPEGTDYNLHHLEVDPPADAEAEYLQRQREIMLADHRTGQRLRGQPGIESRFLGAVFAAALGDAMGHRVSAVGAEALRHHSARWFTEPVFPNGVAMVSANTQLMLFTAESLIGPHAADRATPGPPLTTNPAMHVTLGYRRWAVTQGFPPDDLFGPLPHEYRNTGWLVRHRDMFDRRSADDTLATMLIRHAREEQDIARCLGPGCVARSVPLALWSDDPALGFKVGVDSARLTHPRPDDHLATGAFVVLLQQLLRGQPLPAAIAAARRVNQPEAAPVIQAIDAAIELARTVEAPASPEQLTETFGGITTGAQALGAAVYAVVVTDYVRETLSVATNHDGDTAATGMLAGALAGARWGIETVPRGLLAALDLYEVIEVLTRDLLVEFGPRAPQDPLWIRRYWHD, via the coding sequence ATGACGCAGGAGAGCATGGAGATCGCCGGGTGGCCCGCTGACGAGGCCCGCCGCCGGGCGAGGAAGATGTCGGACTGGCACTACGAGTGGACGATGCGGCACGTGGACCGGGCCCCGTTCGGCCTGGAGCAGCGGCCGGAGGGAACCGACTACAACCTGCACCACCTCGAGGTCGACCCGCCTGCGGACGCGGAGGCCGAGTACTTGCAGCGCCAGCGGGAGATCATGCTGGCCGACCACCGCACCGGGCAGCGGCTCCGCGGGCAGCCGGGCATCGAGAGCCGTTTCCTCGGCGCGGTTTTCGCGGCTGCACTCGGCGATGCGATGGGCCACCGGGTCAGCGCGGTGGGCGCCGAAGCGCTGCGACACCACAGCGCGCGGTGGTTCACCGAGCCGGTGTTCCCCAACGGCGTCGCGATGGTCTCGGCGAACACGCAGCTCATGTTGTTCACCGCCGAGTCTCTGATCGGTCCGCATGCCGCCGACCGGGCCACTCCCGGCCCGCCGCTCACGACGAACCCGGCGATGCACGTGACCCTGGGATACCGGCGCTGGGCGGTCACCCAGGGATTCCCGCCCGACGACCTGTTCGGCCCCCTGCCGCACGAGTACCGCAACACCGGCTGGCTCGTGCGGCACCGGGACATGTTCGACCGGCGGTCCGCCGACGACACCCTCGCCACGATGCTGATCCGGCACGCGCGCGAGGAGCAGGACATCGCGCGCTGCCTCGGACCCGGGTGCGTCGCACGTAGCGTGCCCCTCGCGTTGTGGTCGGACGATCCTGCGCTCGGCTTCAAGGTCGGCGTCGACAGCGCTCGCCTCACCCATCCCCGGCCGGACGATCACCTGGCCACAGGGGCATTCGTCGTTCTGCTGCAACAGCTCCTGCGGGGACAGCCGTTGCCGGCGGCCATCGCCGCGGCCCGGCGGGTGAACCAGCCCGAAGCCGCGCCGGTGATCCAGGCCATCGACGCCGCGATCGAACTCGCCCGCACCGTCGAGGCACCGGCGTCACCGGAGCAGCTGACCGAAACCTTCGGCGGGATCACCACCGGCGCGCAGGCGCTCGGCGCCGCGGTGTACGCGGTCGTCGTCACCGACTACGTGCGGGAAACCTTGTCCGTCGCGACGAATCACGATGGGGACACCGCCGCGACCGGCATGCTGGCCGGCGCGCTCGCCGGTGCCCGGTGGGGTATCGAGACCGTGCCGCGCGGCCTGCTCGCGGCGCTCGACCTGTACGAGGTCATCGAGGTACTGACGCGGGATCTGCTCGTGGAGTTCGGACCGCGAGCGCCGCAGGATCCACTGTGGATCCGTCGCTACTGGCACGACTGA
- a CDS encoding WXG100 family type VII secretion target: protein MSGGYTVDTDAVRGVVSKFDDPANRLEDVGRALEAALQSAGECWGDDEAGKAFANDYSPCVPDTTKFFAELAKGIRSLKKSVETAMDDYDKHEVKTLKSMPGTELT from the coding sequence ATGTCCGGGGGTTACACGGTGGACACCGACGCCGTGCGCGGCGTCGTGAGCAAGTTCGACGATCCCGCGAACAGGCTCGAGGATGTCGGCAGGGCGCTCGAGGCCGCGCTGCAGAGCGCCGGCGAGTGCTGGGGTGACGACGAGGCGGGAAAGGCGTTCGCCAACGACTACTCGCCGTGTGTGCCCGACACCACCAAGTTCTTCGCCGAGCTCGCCAAGGGGATCCGCAGCTTGAAGAAGAGCGTCGAAACCGCGATGGATGACTACGACAAGCACGAGGTGAAAACGCTCAAGTCCATGCCGGGCACGGAGCTGACCTAG
- a CDS encoding NAD(P)H-binding protein: MRVVIAGGHGKIARHFERLLASSGDQAVGIIRNVEQAPALRDLSAEPVVLDLESAAVDEVTEVLTGADAAVFAAGAGAGSGAARKETVDLGAARLFAEAAERAGVRRHIQIGSMNVDRPARPGTDEVFAAYLRAKKAAEDDLRSRDLDWTVLRPGRLTDEPAIGEVHLADTVDYGEIPREDVAAVLVALLEEARSFRRTLELVTGNTPVDEAITRL, encoded by the coding sequence ATGCGCGTCGTCATCGCCGGGGGACACGGCAAGATCGCCCGTCACTTCGAGCGGCTGCTGGCCAGTTCGGGCGACCAGGCGGTCGGCATCATCCGCAACGTCGAGCAGGCGCCCGCGCTGCGGGACCTCAGCGCCGAACCGGTCGTGCTCGACCTGGAGTCCGCGGCCGTCGACGAGGTCACCGAGGTGCTGACCGGGGCCGACGCGGCGGTGTTCGCCGCGGGTGCCGGTGCGGGCAGCGGGGCTGCCCGCAAGGAGACCGTCGACCTCGGCGCCGCGAGGTTGTTCGCCGAAGCCGCCGAGCGCGCCGGTGTCCGCCGTCACATCCAGATCGGTTCGATGAACGTGGACCGGCCCGCCCGCCCCGGAACCGACGAGGTGTTCGCGGCGTACCTGCGGGCGAAGAAGGCGGCCGAGGACGACCTGCGCTCGCGTGATCTGGATTGGACCGTCCTGCGCCCGGGCCGGCTCACCGACGAACCCGCGATCGGCGAGGTCCACCTGGCGGACACGGTGGACTACGGCGAAATCCCGCGCGAGGACGTGGCCGCGGTGCTGGTGGCGCTCCTGGAGGAGGCGCGCAGCTTCCGCCGCACGCTGGAACTGGTGACCGGCAACACACCTGTCGACGAGGCGATCACTCGCTTGTAG